A part of Misgurnus anguillicaudatus chromosome 6, ASM2758022v2, whole genome shotgun sequence genomic DNA contains:
- the LOC129434013 gene encoding probable polypeptide N-acetylgalactosaminyltransferase 8, translating to MRIVARVSVLVFCLTVYSLVYLAFFRHQEGSNDKIQRPEDLEVLTRLKRIEDQVYKIAKSIEGKNDQVKESLVEQEKIMKVKKLHPHLFLFKSWGNELSEEEKTQADKLFWEYGYNVFLSNRLPVNRTIPDTRDHRCAGKIYPKDLPTISVVLVYFNEALSIIQRAVCSIIDRTPSHLLKDIILVDDYSSNVDLKLALDEYIDQMNKDKPGLLKKVRHTRQMGLAKARISGWEVATGQVVAILDAHIEVHKQWAEPLLARIKADRTAVLSPVFDKVEFDTLNLVQYLPAAHAFDWALWCKYEHFRPEWYQLNDPSEPGKSPSVMGILVADRQFLGEIGVLDEGMEIYGGENVELGIRVWLCGGSIEVVPCSKIAHIERALKPYLPDLTPHMIRNALRVAEIWMDEYKSNVNIAWNLPLKDHGIDIGDVTERKKLREKLKCKPFKWYLENVYPQLDTWENVLGYGVLKNDLQENLCVDQGPESVPILYLCHYSVPQHCYYRRNGEIYVGGIKSHIYDSNRCLLDSGSGNTPKLLDCKQSKEERLNIQWSFTQGQEIRNKNTNRCLEIAQGEDSQYHLVIQNCTGQNWKIQHVVKKF from the exons CCAAATCCATAGAGGGTAAAAATGATCAAGTGAAAGAATCTCTTGTGGAGCAGGAAAAAATAATGAAAGTTAAAAAGTTGCATCCACATTTGTTTCTCTTCAAATCGTGGGGAAATGAACTTTCAGAGGAAGAAAAGACACAAGCAGATAAACTCTTTTGGGAATATGGATACAATGTGTTCTTGAGTAACAGATTACCAGTCAACCGAACAATCCCTGACACTCGAGATCACAG GTGTGCTGGGAAGATCTACCCTAAGGACTTACCTACCATCAGTGTggttttggtttattttaatGAGGCTCTGTCAATCATACAGAGGGCTGTCTGCAGCATCATTGACAGAACGCCTTCTCATCTACTAAAGGACATCATCTTGGTTGATGACTACAGCTCCAATG TTGATCTGAAGTTGGCTCTGGATGAATATATTGATCAAATGAATAAAGATAAGCCTGGTTTACTTAAGAAGGTGAGACACACAAGGCAGATGGGTCTTGCGAAGGCGAGAATCTCAGGCTGGGAGGTGGCAACAGGCCAAGTGGTAGCCATTTTGGATGCCCACATTGAAGTTCATAAGCAATG GGCAGAACCGCTCCTTGCAAGAATCAAAGCAGACAGGACAGCAGTGTTGTCGCCAGTGTTCGATAAGGTAGAATTTGACACCCTGAATCTTGTTCAGTATCTGCCAGCGGCTCATGCGTTTGACTGGGCCCTTTGGTGCAAGTATGAGCACTTCCGGCCAGAATGGTATCAACTTAATGACCCATCAGAACCTGGAAA GAGTCCCTCTGTAATGGGTATCCTTGTAGCAGATCGTCAATTCTTGGGAGAAATTGGTGTTTTGGATGAAGGAATGGAGATTTATGGGGGAGAGAATGTTGAACTAGGAATTCGT GTCTGGCTTTGTGGTGGGAGTATTGAAGTGGTGCCGTGTTCCAAGATAGCGCACATAGAAAGAGCACTTAAGCCTTATTTACCAGATCTCACACCGCACATGATTCGAAATGCCCTGAGGGTGGCTGAaatatggatggatgaatataaATCAAATGTGAATATTGCCTGGAATCTACCATTGAAG GATCATGGGATTGACATTGGAGATGTGACAGAGAGAAAAAAGTTACGAGAGAAACTCAAATGCAAACCCTTTAAATGGTACCTGGAAAATGTTTATCCACAGCTGGACACCTGGGAGAATGTATTGGGTTATGGTGTG TTAAAGAACGACCTACAAGAAAATCTCTGTGTTGATCAAGGACCTGAAAGTGTACCAATTCTTTATTTATGTCATTATTCTGTTCCTCAG CATTGTTACTACAGACGTAATGGGGAAATTTATGTTGGAGGCATCAAATCTCACATTTACGATTCTAACCGATGTCTATTGGATTCTGGCTCTGGAAACACGCCAAAATTACTTGACTGTAAACAATCCAAAGAGGAAAGACTTAATATACAGTGGAGCTTTACCCAG gGCCaagaaataagaaataaaaatacaaaccgATGTCTTGAGATTGCACAAGGAGAAGATTCACAGTACCATCTTGTTATCCAAAACTGCACAGGTCAAAATTGGAAAATACAACATGTTGTCAAAAAATTTTAA